A single region of the Nocardioides sp. W7 genome encodes:
- the paaA gene encoding 1,2-phenylacetyl-CoA epoxidase subunit PaaA codes for MTERQFEETIARHDRIEPRDWMPEGYRRTLVRQIAQHAHSEVIGMQPEGAWITRAPSLRRKQVLLAKVQDEAGHGLYLYSAAETLGVSRDDLEQQLMSGAQKYSSIFNYPTPSYADVGTIGWLVDGAAICNQVPLCRTSYGPYGRAMVRICKEESFHQRQGFELLLTMMRGTEEQQASVQESVDRFWWPALMMFGPPDTDSPNSAQSMAWGIKRHTNDELRQRFVDMSVPQAAALGVTLPDPELRWNDERGHHDFGQPDWAELKRVVSGDGPCNAERLAHRRRAHDEGEWVRAAARAAAEREVSGR; via the coding sequence ATGACGGAGCGTCAGTTCGAGGAGACGATCGCGCGCCACGACCGGATCGAGCCGCGGGACTGGATGCCGGAGGGCTACCGCAGGACCCTGGTCCGCCAGATCGCCCAGCACGCGCACTCCGAGGTGATCGGCATGCAGCCCGAGGGGGCGTGGATCACCCGCGCCCCGAGCCTGCGCCGCAAGCAGGTGCTGCTCGCGAAGGTCCAGGACGAGGCCGGCCACGGGCTCTACCTCTACTCAGCCGCCGAGACCCTCGGGGTCAGCCGCGACGACCTCGAGCAGCAGCTGATGAGCGGTGCGCAGAAGTACTCCTCGATCTTCAACTACCCGACCCCGTCGTACGCCGACGTCGGCACCATCGGCTGGCTCGTCGACGGCGCGGCGATCTGCAACCAGGTGCCGCTGTGCCGCACGTCGTACGGCCCCTACGGGCGGGCGATGGTGCGGATCTGCAAGGAGGAGTCGTTCCACCAGCGGCAGGGCTTCGAGCTCCTGCTGACGATGATGCGCGGCACCGAGGAGCAGCAGGCGTCGGTGCAGGAGTCGGTCGACCGGTTCTGGTGGCCGGCGCTGATGATGTTCGGACCGCCCGACACCGACTCGCCCAACTCCGCGCAGTCGATGGCCTGGGGGATCAAGCGGCACACCAACGACGAACTGCGTCAGCGGTTCGTCGACATGAGCGTGCCGCAGGCCGCCGCGCTCGGCGTGACGCTGCCCGACCCCGAGCTGCGCTGGAACGACGAGCGCGGCCACCACGACTTCGGGCAGCCGGACTGGGCCGAGCTGAAGCGGGTGGTCTCCGGCGACGGCCCCTGCAACGCCGAGCGGCTCGCCCACCGCCGGCGTGCCCACGACGAGGGGGAGTGGGTGCGGGCCGCCGCGAGAGCCGCGGCCGAGCGGGAGGTGAGCGGTCGATGA
- the paaB gene encoding 1,2-phenylacetyl-CoA epoxidase subunit PaaB, translated as MTGPLYEVFVRAKRGLNHVHVGSLHAADDQSAVRHARDVYTRRNEGVSIWVVRADAITASSPDEKGPFFDPAGDKVYRHPTFYEVPDDVPHL; from the coding sequence ATGACCGGGCCGCTCTACGAGGTGTTCGTGCGCGCGAAGCGCGGGCTCAACCACGTCCACGTCGGGTCGCTGCACGCCGCCGACGACCAGAGCGCCGTCCGCCACGCCCGCGACGTCTACACCCGCCGCAACGAGGGCGTCTCGATCTGGGTGGTCCGCGCCGACGCGATCACCGCCTCCAGCCCCGACGAGAAGGGGCCGTTCTTCGACCCGGCCGGCGACAAGGTCTATCGGCACCCGACGTTCTACGAGGTCCCCGACGATGTGCCCCACCTCTGA
- the paaC gene encoding 1,2-phenylacetyl-CoA epoxidase subunit PaaC: MCPTSETDEVGEVGGVGEVDHGPYDGLDSTDPAHWAFGTGFADPLAGIDPHLPEGLDRPAHAALCLLLGDDALVLSHRLSEWCSRAPDLEDDVALSNIALDLLGQARLLLARAAVVDPAVVPALPEGSPVPAEDALAFFRDAPAYLSSRTAALVNGDFGHTVLRLFLWSTVRLAVLQRLVGHPDPVLAAVAAKGVKELTYHRDWSGRWVLTLAHGTRESRRRTAAAFDVLVAGWVELLGRHPDVSQEVEAVLDQLLDAAELERPAVDAGLVDDLPDLIAELQSVARAHPMGQW; this comes from the coding sequence ATGTGCCCCACCTCTGAGACCGACGAGGTCGGCGAGGTCGGCGGGGTCGGCGAGGTCGACCACGGGCCGTACGACGGCCTCGACTCGACCGACCCGGCGCACTGGGCCTTCGGGACGGGGTTCGCGGACCCGCTCGCCGGCATCGACCCGCACCTGCCCGAGGGGCTCGATCGGCCTGCGCACGCTGCCCTGTGCCTGCTGCTCGGCGACGACGCGCTGGTGCTCTCGCACCGGCTCTCGGAGTGGTGCAGCCGGGCGCCCGACCTGGAGGACGACGTCGCGCTGAGCAACATCGCGCTCGACCTGCTCGGTCAGGCCCGGCTGCTGCTCGCCCGGGCCGCCGTCGTCGACCCGGCGGTCGTGCCCGCGCTGCCGGAGGGCTCCCCGGTTCCGGCCGAGGACGCGCTGGCGTTCTTCCGCGACGCGCCGGCGTACCTCTCCTCGCGTACGGCGGCCCTCGTCAACGGCGACTTCGGGCACACCGTGCTGCGCCTCTTCCTCTGGTCGACGGTGCGGCTCGCGGTCCTGCAGCGGCTGGTCGGGCACCCCGACCCGGTGCTGGCGGCGGTCGCGGCGAAGGGCGTCAAGGAGCTGACCTACCACCGCGACTGGTCCGGGCGCTGGGTCCTCACGCTCGCCCACGGCACCCGGGAGTCGCGCCGGCGCACGGCGGCCGCCTTCGACGTACTCGTCGCCGGCTGGGTCGAGCTGCTCGGGCGGCACCCGGACGTGAGCCAGGAGGTCGAGGCGGTGCTCGATCAGCTCCTCGACGCCGCCGAGCTCGAGCGGCCAGCTGTCGACGCGGGCCTGGTCGACGACCTGCCCGACCTGATTGCGGAGCTGCAGTCCGTCGCCCGCGCGCACCCGATGGGCCAGTGGTGA
- the paaD gene encoding 1,2-phenylacetyl-CoA epoxidase subunit PaaD, producing MSPVVSAVEVAAAVVDPELPMLTLADLGVLRSVEEVDGRVEVAITPTYSGCPALAAMRDDLVRRLSEEGYDDVRVRVELDPPWSSDLITARGRTVLAEHGISPPGPAPASSGGPVPLTLAPPRRAVRCPRCGALADRTSEFGPTPCTALYRCPECAEPFQHVKEL from the coding sequence GTGAGCCCGGTGGTGAGTGCCGTCGAGGTTGCCGCCGCGGTCGTCGACCCGGAGCTGCCGATGCTGACCCTCGCCGACCTGGGCGTGCTCCGCTCGGTCGAGGAGGTCGACGGGCGGGTCGAGGTGGCGATCACGCCGACGTACTCCGGCTGCCCCGCCCTCGCCGCCATGCGCGACGATCTGGTGCGCCGCCTGAGCGAGGAGGGGTACGACGACGTCCGCGTCCGGGTCGAGCTGGACCCGCCCTGGTCGAGCGACCTGATCACCGCGCGCGGGCGGACCGTGCTGGCCGAGCACGGCATCTCCCCGCCCGGCCCGGCGCCGGCGAGCAGCGGCGGGCCGGTGCCGCTGACCCTGGCGCCGCCGCGTCGGGCGGTCCGCTGTCCCCGCTGCGGTGCCCTCGCCGACCGCACCTCCGAGTTCGGGCCGACCCCGTGCACGGCGCTTTACCGCTGCCCGGAGTGCGCGGAGCCGTTCCAGCACGTGAAGGAGCTGTGA
- the paaE gene encoding 1,2-phenylacetyl-CoA epoxidase subunit PaaE, translating to MFHALTVAAVEPLTDDAVAVTFEVPEDLAELFAFEAGQSLTLRRVVDGVQQRRSYSVCAPVGAALRIGVREIPDGLFSRWLVHEVQPGATVEVLPPTGRWRVEPGGRHLCIGAGSGITPLLSIAATALAGDGGEVTLLYGNRTSGSVMFLEELADLKDRHGPRLSVVHVLSREPRDVELFTGRLDAERLRRLLTTVAPVDGVDHIWLCGPYPMLIEARAVLADLGVAPEKVHVELFHVDEPPPEVVRPETVVSGETSEVTALLDGRATTSAVARETTLLDGLQATRADLPFACKGGVCGTCRALVREGEVDLRRNYALEPAEVAAGYVLTCQSTPVSDRVVVDFDA from the coding sequence GTGTTCCACGCCCTGACGGTGGCGGCGGTCGAGCCCCTCACCGACGACGCGGTGGCCGTCACCTTCGAGGTGCCCGAGGACCTGGCCGAGCTGTTCGCCTTCGAGGCCGGCCAGTCGCTGACCCTGCGCCGGGTCGTGGACGGCGTCCAGCAGCGCCGGTCGTACTCCGTCTGCGCCCCCGTCGGCGCCGCCCTGAGGATCGGCGTACGTGAGATCCCCGACGGGCTGTTCTCGCGCTGGCTGGTGCACGAGGTGCAGCCGGGCGCGACCGTCGAGGTGCTGCCGCCGACCGGCCGGTGGCGGGTCGAGCCCGGCGGCCGGCACCTCTGCATCGGCGCCGGCTCCGGCATCACCCCGCTGCTGTCGATCGCGGCGACCGCGCTCGCCGGTGACGGCGGCGAGGTGACGCTGCTCTACGGCAACCGCACCAGCGGGTCGGTGATGTTCCTCGAGGAGCTCGCCGACCTCAAGGACCGGCACGGGCCGCGGCTCTCCGTCGTGCACGTGCTGAGCCGCGAGCCGCGCGACGTCGAGCTGTTCACGGGGCGGCTCGACGCCGAGCGGCTCCGGCGGCTGTTGACCACGGTCGCGCCCGTCGACGGGGTCGACCACATCTGGCTCTGCGGTCCGTACCCGATGCTCATCGAGGCCCGGGCGGTCCTCGCGGATCTCGGCGTTGCGCCGGAGAAGGTGCACGTCGAGCTCTTCCACGTCGACGAGCCGCCGCCGGAGGTGGTCCGGCCCGAGACCGTCGTGTCGGGGGAGACCAGCGAGGTGACGGCCCTGCTCGACGGCCGGGCCACCACCTCCGCGGTGGCCCGGGAGACGACCCTGCTCGACGGGCTGCAGGCCACCCGCGCCGACCTGCCGTTCGCCTGCAAGGGCGGGGTCTGCGGCACCTGCCGGGCGCTGGTGCGCGAGGGCGAGGTCGACCTGCGGCGCAACTACGCCCTGGAGCCCGCCGAGGTCGCCGCCGGCTACGTGCTGACCTGCCAGAGCACGCCCGTCAGCGACCGTGTCGTGGTGGACTTCGACGCATGA
- a CDS encoding TetR/AcrR family transcriptional regulator, which yields MTSSGTTARARRGRPGHDQAAVLSTAIDLFIRQGYDATSMADLAAALGLSKSSLYHHVPSKERLLELALDEALGELTEVVDAATADGAAGSPYERLRQVVEDGVRLLVAHQPAVTLLLRVHGNTEVERAALERRRWVDDRLAGLVRAAAEEGALRGDLDPGVVSRLLFGMVNSLVEWYDADGPVDVDSLARTVVAAGLDGLRA from the coding sequence ATGACCTCCTCCGGGACGACCGCCCGGGCCCGTCGGGGTCGGCCCGGCCACGACCAGGCCGCGGTGCTGAGCACCGCCATCGACCTCTTCATCCGCCAGGGGTACGACGCCACCAGCATGGCCGACCTCGCCGCCGCCCTCGGCCTGTCCAAGTCCAGCCTCTACCACCACGTCCCGAGCAAGGAGCGGCTGCTCGAGCTCGCCCTCGACGAGGCGCTCGGTGAGCTCACCGAGGTCGTCGACGCGGCCACGGCCGACGGGGCGGCCGGGTCGCCGTACGAGCGGCTGCGGCAGGTGGTCGAGGACGGCGTACGCCTGCTCGTGGCGCACCAGCCCGCCGTCACCCTGCTGCTGCGCGTGCACGGCAACACCGAGGTCGAGCGGGCCGCGCTGGAGCGTCGGCGCTGGGTCGACGACCGGCTCGCGGGGCTGGTCCGGGCCGCCGCCGAGGAGGGCGCGCTACGCGGCGACCTCGACCCCGGGGTGGTCTCACGGCTGCTCTTCGGCATGGTCAACTCGCTGGTCGAGTGGTACGACGCCGACGGTCCGGTCGACGTCGATTCCCTCGCGCGGACGGTGGTCGCCGCCGGGTTGGACGGGCTGCGCGCGTAG
- a CDS encoding TetR family transcriptional regulator, translating to MPKVTQAHLDARRQQIVDAARARFAGHGFARTSMADLVTASGLSTGAIYRYFSSKDEIVTAICEQSSGEVFPTELTFESVQGMLERIRTRAREHDHARLVAQIYAEAALSPPLAVIVEQQLAGLRSAVANLLADRTDADAARIAEAFVAVCVGYSQQLAVRGDLDPSPFTTALMAILEQ from the coding sequence ATGCCGAAGGTCACGCAGGCGCACCTGGACGCCCGGCGGCAGCAGATCGTGGACGCGGCCCGGGCCCGCTTCGCCGGCCACGGCTTCGCCCGGACTTCCATGGCCGACCTGGTGACCGCGTCCGGGCTCTCGACCGGGGCGATCTACCGCTACTTCTCGAGCAAGGACGAGATCGTCACCGCCATCTGCGAGCAGTCGTCCGGTGAGGTGTTCCCGACCGAGCTGACCTTCGAGTCCGTCCAGGGCATGCTGGAACGGATCCGGACCAGGGCCCGCGAGCACGACCACGCCCGGCTGGTCGCCCAGATCTACGCCGAGGCCGCACTCTCGCCGCCGCTCGCGGTCATCGTCGAGCAGCAGCTCGCCGGCCTGCGGTCCGCCGTCGCCAACCTGCTCGCAGATCGAACCGACGCTGATGCCGCGAGGATTGCTGAGGCCTTCGTCGCGGTCTGTGTTGGCTACAGCCAACAGCTCGCCGTTCGAGGCGACCTCGACCCCTCACCTTTCACCACGGCCCTCATGGCGATCCTGGAGCAGTGA